In Terriglobales bacterium, the following are encoded in one genomic region:
- a CDS encoding outer membrane lipoprotein-sorting protein produces the protein MLQTFLKTIGAAALLCFAASLGASAQTVDEIIAKNIQAHGGMEKLKSVQTMRTSGKYVSGSFRAAFVQENKRPGKVREENIIQGTAEVQAYDGKTGWEVSPFEGRKDAQLLSEDDLKSLIDDADIDGQLVDYKEKGHQAELVGHDPVEGTDCYKIKLTLKNGTVRYYYLDTDSYLELKIETQRMIRGAIQETEIYFGDYEEVNGIYFPFAFEGGEKGDPNRTKYTVDKIEINLPLDDGRFALPAAPAKTAARSGAGN, from the coding sequence ATGTTGCAAACGTTTTTGAAGACCATAGGCGCAGCGGCTTTGCTATGCTTTGCCGCCTCGCTGGGAGCAAGCGCCCAGACCGTGGATGAAATCATTGCCAAGAACATCCAGGCACACGGCGGGATGGAGAAGCTCAAATCGGTGCAGACCATGCGCACCAGCGGAAAATATGTTTCCGGCAGCTTCCGGGCGGCTTTCGTACAGGAGAACAAGCGGCCGGGTAAGGTGCGCGAAGAGAACATTATTCAGGGCACCGCTGAGGTGCAGGCCTATGACGGCAAGACGGGGTGGGAGGTTTCTCCTTTTGAAGGCCGCAAAGATGCGCAACTGCTCTCGGAAGACGATTTGAAATCACTTATCGATGATGCCGACATAGACGGCCAACTTGTGGACTACAAGGAAAAGGGCCATCAAGCCGAATTGGTTGGCCATGATCCCGTCGAGGGCACCGACTGCTACAAGATCAAACTGACGCTGAAAAATGGCACCGTCCGTTACTACTATCTGGATACTGACTCCTACCTGGAGCTGAAGATTGAAACCCAGCGCATGATTCGCGGCGCGATCCAGGAGACCGAGATCTATTTCGGCGATTACGAGGAGGTCAACGGCATCTACTTCCCGTTTGCCTTTGAAGGCGGAGAAAAAGGCGACCCCAACCGCACCAAATATACCGTAGACAAAATCGAAATCAATCTGCCGCTTGATGATGGCCGTTTTGCTCTGCCGGCAGCTCCGGCCAAAACAGCAGCCAGGAGTGGAGCAGGAAATTGA
- a CDS encoding glycosyltransferase family 39 protein: MLLLLMAVLSLASSRQQSPTYDEVVHIPSGLSYLQKQDTRLNLEHPPLLKVIAAVPLLFSDVHANYNDHSWCGAGGLDCQWTFGKRFFSEWNRDPAHIVFLARLPMIFLTLCFGLAVYLMARALAGMWGALLSLAVFATSPFYIGYGSLVITDMGLAFFCLLTAWLTAKLWVRPGFASLLQLSLAAAAALLSKFSALLIAPSIVLLVAWMWFSAAKDRHSTPGPEGPSSRSNGKAFSYLAAAGVLTLLLTGGVYWLTCFHSSPREILNARNAYVSAARPPERILASTAYFVSRHPGWEKPLQPLWLYLGGIGYLNAGLTRPVYLLGKLHGHGVWYYFPVVAFFKLAPGEVLLLLLLAILTPLQLRREHLNQEKTTALHSSYINRVRIRALMSFFLVFLAAAMRARLNIGVRHISVPLSILVVLLALMIPQLSAVVSPQKQKFAFAAVALLVFSCLVTAIAAFPHYISYYNDFRLGTPKQEITTDSNLDWGQTLPAVADFVTQHHIQTIYVDGWTPLSPATYIPQAKPWKCDNPGAELPQWAVVSANFLTKQEPTCIGLMKYQNQTLPGDAMVVFHITDQTYAETRKQYLKAHPNASVAPPVR, translated from the coding sequence TTGTTGCTTTTGTTGATGGCCGTGCTCTCTCTTGCCAGCTCCCGGCAGCAGTCGCCAACCTATGATGAGGTGGTCCATATCCCCTCCGGGCTCAGCTATCTGCAAAAGCAGGACACCCGCCTTAACCTTGAGCATCCGCCCTTGCTGAAAGTCATCGCGGCCGTTCCGTTGCTGTTCTCCGATGTGCATGCGAATTATAACGATCACTCATGGTGCGGCGCCGGCGGGCTCGATTGCCAATGGACCTTCGGCAAGCGCTTCTTCAGTGAATGGAACCGCGACCCGGCACACATTGTTTTTCTTGCGCGCCTGCCCATGATCTTTCTAACCCTCTGCTTCGGGTTGGCGGTTTACCTTATGGCCCGCGCCCTCGCCGGTATGTGGGGGGCGCTGTTGAGTCTGGCAGTATTTGCCACCTCGCCTTTTTACATCGGTTATGGATCTTTGGTCATCACCGACATGGGGCTGGCGTTTTTTTGCCTTTTGACCGCCTGGCTGACCGCGAAGTTATGGGTGCGGCCCGGCTTCGCCTCTCTCCTTCAATTATCATTAGCTGCCGCTGCGGCACTGCTTTCCAAGTTTTCTGCTTTGTTGATCGCACCATCGATAGTGTTGTTGGTAGCATGGATGTGGTTTAGCGCGGCGAAAGATCGTCACAGCACACCAGGGCCGGAAGGGCCGTCATCGCGCAGCAACGGCAAGGCTTTCTCTTACCTGGCGGCCGCCGGAGTATTGACTCTTCTGCTCACCGGCGGTGTTTACTGGCTCACCTGTTTTCATAGCTCGCCGCGCGAGATCTTGAATGCCCGCAATGCTTATGTCTCCGCGGCCCGTCCGCCGGAGCGCATTCTTGCCTCGACGGCCTATTTTGTCTCGCGGCATCCCGGTTGGGAAAAACCACTGCAACCGCTCTGGCTTTATTTGGGGGGCATCGGATATCTGAATGCCGGCCTGACCCGGCCGGTGTATCTGCTGGGAAAGCTCCATGGCCACGGCGTGTGGTATTACTTTCCGGTAGTTGCTTTTTTTAAGCTCGCCCCCGGCGAAGTGCTGCTGCTCTTGCTTCTCGCAATTCTTACCCCACTGCAGCTAAGGCGGGAACATTTAAACCAGGAGAAAACCACGGCCCTGCATTCCAGCTACATCAACCGAGTCCGCATACGTGCGTTAATGTCATTTTTTCTGGTATTCCTCGCCGCCGCCATGCGTGCCCGGCTCAACATCGGTGTGCGGCATATTTCGGTTCCGCTTTCTATCCTGGTTGTGTTGCTGGCACTGATGATACCGCAATTGAGTGCGGTCGTCTCTCCACAAAAACAAAAGTTTGCCTTCGCCGCGGTTGCTCTCCTTGTATTTTCCTGTTTGGTCACTGCGATCGCGGCGTTTCCGCACTACATCTCCTACTACAATGATTTCCGCTTAGGCACACCCAAACAGGAGATCACCACCGATTCGAACCTCGACTGGGGACAAACCCTCCCTGCGGTTGCAGACTTTGTGACCCAACATCATATCCAGACCATCTACGTTGATGGCTGGACCCCACTGTCACCGGCCACCTACATTCCGCAAGCAAAGCCTTGGAAATGCGATAACCCGGGAGCGGAACTCCCGCAGTGGGCAGTAGTCTCGGCAAACTTTCTGACCAAGCAGGAGCCCACGTGCATTGGACTGATGAAATATCAGAATCAGACGCTTCCCGGAGACGCCATGGTCGTCTTCCACATTACCGACCAAACCTACGCCGAAACCCGCAAGCAATATCTGAAAGCCCATCCCAACGCAAGCGTAGCGCCGCCGGTGCGGTAA
- the sixA gene encoding phosphohistidine phosphatase SixA codes for MIIYFLRHASAGEHKTDPKKDEKRALDKEGIEQCSMIGRALASMNVHVDLTISSPLKRAAQTAALVSNELGYEGKLQLSPSLKPGAGVEEFYELLQKYAEYEAIMVVGHNPNLSEFLGRLIGRRSPSQVDLKKGAVAKVDADSKGGTLEWCITPKIVRAICESNSSKK; via the coding sequence ATGATTATTTATTTTCTGCGGCATGCCAGCGCGGGCGAACACAAAACCGATCCTAAGAAAGATGAAAAACGGGCCCTGGACAAAGAAGGCATTGAGCAATGCAGCATGATCGGACGGGCGCTGGCTTCCATGAATGTTCACGTGGATCTGACGATCTCCAGCCCTTTGAAGCGGGCCGCGCAAACCGCGGCGCTGGTTTCCAATGAACTTGGATATGAAGGCAAGCTACAACTGAGCCCCAGTTTGAAGCCTGGAGCAGGAGTGGAAGAGTTCTATGAGTTGCTGCAGAAATATGCCGAGTATGAAGCGATTATGGTGGTTGGACATAATCCTAATTTGAGCGAGTTTCTGGGAAGGCTCATTGGACGGCGCTCGCCGTCACAAGTGGACCTTAAAAAAGGGGCAGTCGCCAAAGTGGACGCCGACTCCAAAGGCGGCACCCTGGAGTGGTGTATCACGCCGAAAATTGTGCGGGCCATTTGCGAGAGCAACTCTTCTAAGAAGTAG
- a CDS encoding CusA/CzcA family heavy metal efflux RND transporter produces MISRVIEWCARNRFLVFTCVLLLVMAGIWSLRQVPLDALPDISDTQVILHTRWEGQPPNIIEDQVTYPIVTALLAAPRVKAVRAQTMFGDSYVFVVFEDGTDLYWARSRVLEYLQQIRGRLPANVNPVIGPDATGAGWVFEYALVDRSHQRSLADLRSLQEWQLRYQLETVPGVAEIATIGGFVKQYQVRLDPNKLLAYGVSLSQVIDQVKSSTNEVGGRVLELSGTQYMVRGLGYFHSLADLENVPISSKNGTPVLVKDLGSVSFGPDIRDGVAEWNGEGETVGGIVVMRDGMNALNVINGIKQKLQQIKGSLPPGVEVVPAYDRSGLIEDSIRTLQRDLLEEAVIVSLVCIAFLFHFRSALIPIITLPLAVSMAFIPMYFLHVTSNIMSLGGLALAIGVLIDAAIVMVENGHRHLSEHPANGPAMPEAERRRVLIHAAKQVGPPLFFSLLIIVLSFLPVFLLEAQEGRMFRPLAWTKTLAVGFSSLLAVTLVPILMVMWIRGKLKPESQNPLARISQAIYLPVLQFCLKYRKTTLLLNLLFLVLTFPLALKLGSQFMPPLYEGSSLYMPTSLPGIGMTQATALLQEQDRIIRSFPEVQSVFGVVGRSDSSTDNAPLDMYDTTVVLKPRGQWRPGMTYEKLLQEMDQKLQFPGLSNTWTMPIENRLDMELTGIKTPVGMKIQGPTVEGIQQVGAQVEQILSSDPKARAVFAERVSQGFYINVEVNRPEAARYGLTIQDVQLAVTSGIGGENIAENVEGRERYPINVRYERDFRDDVDSLRRVLIATPAGAQIPIAQVAKISFSRGPAMIRDEDGQLTGYVYLDLNTKDYGGFVDEAAKLLNAKLKLPAGYTYQWSGEYQFELRARERLKLILPVVFCAIFLLLYMIFHSVTETLVLLFPTVYAASGGLLLQWILGYNFSVAVWVGYIALFGIAVETGVVMVVYLHEALDQRLASGRPLTRKDIEEAAIHGAVRRLRPKLMTVTAVLASLVPILWESGVGSDVMKPIAAPIVGGMITSTVHVLILVPVFFVMMKERALRRHDLRAQQELPAVEWNEGEVQ; encoded by the coding sequence ATGATCTCTCGCGTCATTGAGTGGTGTGCAAGAAACAGATTCTTGGTATTCACCTGTGTCCTCTTGCTGGTCATGGCCGGCATCTGGTCGCTGCGGCAAGTGCCTCTGGATGCTCTGCCTGATATTTCTGACACTCAGGTCATCCTGCACACGCGATGGGAAGGCCAGCCTCCCAACATCATCGAGGACCAGGTCACGTACCCGATTGTCACGGCATTACTGGCAGCGCCACGCGTGAAGGCGGTGCGCGCCCAGACCATGTTTGGCGACTCTTACGTTTTCGTGGTCTTTGAAGATGGCACGGACCTCTACTGGGCGCGCTCTCGCGTCCTGGAATATCTGCAGCAGATTCGCGGACGCTTGCCGGCAAACGTGAATCCCGTGATCGGCCCGGACGCCACCGGCGCAGGCTGGGTCTTCGAATACGCGCTTGTAGACCGCAGCCATCAACGCAGTCTGGCCGACCTTCGCAGCCTGCAGGAGTGGCAGCTTCGTTATCAGCTTGAAACTGTTCCGGGCGTTGCCGAAATCGCTACCATTGGCGGATTCGTGAAGCAGTACCAGGTCAGGCTCGATCCCAACAAATTACTCGCCTATGGGGTTTCGCTCTCGCAGGTGATTGACCAGGTGAAGAGCAGCACCAACGAAGTTGGCGGGCGGGTCCTCGAACTCAGCGGAACGCAGTACATGGTTCGTGGTTTGGGCTATTTCCATTCGCTTGCCGATTTAGAAAACGTCCCTATCAGCAGCAAGAATGGTACGCCTGTGCTGGTCAAGGATTTAGGATCCGTCTCCTTCGGACCGGATATACGCGATGGGGTGGCCGAATGGAACGGTGAAGGTGAAACCGTGGGCGGCATCGTGGTGATGCGCGACGGCATGAATGCCTTGAATGTGATCAACGGCATCAAACAAAAGCTGCAGCAAATCAAAGGCTCTCTGCCCCCAGGTGTCGAAGTCGTCCCCGCCTATGACCGCTCAGGATTGATTGAGGATTCCATCCGCACTTTGCAACGCGACCTGCTGGAAGAAGCCGTGATCGTGAGCCTGGTGTGTATTGCATTTCTCTTTCATTTCCGCTCCGCGCTCATTCCTATTATCACGCTCCCGCTTGCTGTTTCCATGGCGTTCATTCCCATGTATTTCCTCCACGTCACCTCCAACATCATGTCACTGGGAGGCCTGGCGCTGGCCATCGGTGTACTCATTGATGCGGCCATCGTCATGGTGGAGAACGGCCACCGGCACCTCTCCGAGCATCCCGCGAATGGCCCGGCGATGCCCGAAGCCGAGCGCCGCCGTGTTCTGATTCACGCCGCCAAACAAGTTGGGCCGCCGTTATTTTTCTCGCTCTTGATCATTGTGCTGTCATTTCTCCCGGTTTTCCTGCTGGAGGCGCAGGAAGGCCGCATGTTTCGTCCGCTGGCCTGGACGAAAACTCTGGCCGTCGGTTTCTCTTCCTTGCTGGCGGTTACCCTGGTGCCCATCCTCATGGTGATGTGGATTCGTGGCAAACTGAAACCCGAATCACAAAACCCATTGGCCCGCATCTCCCAGGCAATCTATCTGCCCGTACTGCAATTTTGCCTGAAGTATCGCAAAACCACTTTGCTGTTGAATTTGTTGTTCCTAGTGTTAACTTTCCCTCTGGCGCTGAAACTCGGCAGCCAGTTCATGCCGCCGCTCTACGAAGGATCGTCATTGTACATGCCTACCTCGCTCCCCGGCATTGGCATGACCCAGGCCACTGCATTGTTGCAGGAGCAAGACCGCATCATTCGTTCATTCCCCGAGGTCCAGTCTGTTTTCGGCGTAGTGGGCCGCTCCGACAGCTCCACCGACAATGCTCCTCTCGACATGTATGACACCACCGTCGTACTCAAACCCCGCGGGCAATGGCGGCCGGGCATGACCTACGAAAAACTGCTTCAAGAGATGGACCAGAAACTGCAATTTCCCGGTCTCTCGAATACCTGGACCATGCCGATTGAAAATCGTCTGGATATGGAGCTGACCGGAATCAAAACTCCAGTAGGGATGAAAATCCAGGGCCCCACGGTCGAAGGCATCCAGCAGGTGGGCGCGCAGGTTGAGCAGATACTTTCCTCCGATCCCAAGGCGCGCGCGGTTTTCGCCGAACGCGTCTCGCAGGGCTTTTACATCAACGTTGAAGTCAACCGCCCCGAGGCTGCACGTTACGGTTTGACCATTCAAGACGTGCAGCTTGCGGTCACCTCCGGGATAGGGGGCGAAAACATCGCGGAGAATGTTGAAGGGCGAGAGCGTTATCCCATCAATGTTCGCTACGAACGGGACTTCCGTGACGACGTGGATTCTCTGCGCCGGGTCCTGATCGCAACTCCCGCGGGTGCGCAGATTCCTATCGCGCAGGTCGCTAAAATTTCATTCTCTCGCGGGCCGGCTATGATTCGCGATGAAGACGGCCAGCTTACCGGCTACGTCTATCTCGACCTCAATACCAAAGATTATGGCGGCTTTGTTGATGAAGCTGCCAAACTGCTCAACGCGAAGCTTAAGCTTCCCGCCGGATACACCTACCAATGGTCCGGTGAATATCAATTTGAGTTGCGCGCGCGCGAACGCCTGAAACTCATTCTGCCCGTTGTGTTCTGCGCCATCTTCCTGTTGCTTTACATGATCTTTCACTCCGTGACCGAGACCTTGGTGCTGCTCTTTCCTACGGTTTACGCAGCCAGTGGTGGGCTGCTGCTGCAATGGATCCTAGGGTACAACTTCAGTGTCGCCGTCTGGGTCGGCTATATCGCGCTGTTCGGCATCGCTGTGGAAACTGGAGTGGTCATGGTGGTGTATCTGCACGAGGCGCTTGATCAACGGCTGGCTTCAGGCCGCCCGCTCACCCGCAAAGATATAGAAGAGGCCGCGATTCATGGGGCCGTGCGGCGCCTGAGGCCCAAGCTGATGACTGTGACCGCCGTTCTCGCCAGCCTGGTTCCGATCCTGTGGGAGAGCGGAGTCGGTTCCGACGTGATGAAGCCCATCGCAGCGCCGATCGTCGGAGGCATGATTACTTCCACGGTCCACGTGCTCATCCTTGTCCCGGTTTTCTTTGTGATGATGAAGGAGCGCGCGCTCAGGCGGCACGATCTGCGTGCGCAGCAGGAATTACCAGCGGTTGAATGGAACGAAGGAGAAGTGCAATGA
- a CDS encoding DUF5700 domain-containing putative Zn-dependent protease, producing MLRAAVVVAAALLCTCLADAHAASRDRVDLTLDISEAEAVLAIVDKSAAHQLVTDDDWKRLFTSEPYTRLKKREASFRRDFTDEDFKKFVLSDHLVATRSDLHKTLAEWKKADLAAVAERPLAYLPPEAKIRAKVYPVIKPKTNSFVFEAATDPAIFLYLDPAIPQRQFENTVAHELHHIGLASLAAAYEERIKTLSPEAHKVAQWMGAFGEGMAMLAAAGSLDVSPVADFPQTDQTCWQQETKNADNELDQINQFFLDIIHGDYKNLEAADHEAYTFFGFRGPWYVVGYQMATTIEKQFGRAALVETLKDPRAFVLKYNQAAIRARSGVKLTMFSPEIFAAVGMKAEAGGAGEPQ from the coding sequence ATGTTGCGAGCCGCCGTTGTTGTTGCTGCTGCTCTCCTGTGCACCTGCCTGGCAGACGCACATGCCGCCAGCCGAGACCGTGTTGACTTGACGCTCGATATCTCCGAAGCAGAAGCGGTCCTCGCAATCGTTGACAAGAGCGCTGCACACCAACTGGTTACTGATGACGACTGGAAGCGGTTGTTCACCAGTGAACCTTACACGCGCTTGAAGAAACGCGAAGCGTCGTTCCGCAGGGACTTCACCGATGAGGATTTTAAGAAGTTCGTTCTCTCCGATCACCTGGTGGCGACGCGTTCAGACTTGCACAAGACGCTGGCAGAATGGAAGAAAGCTGACCTGGCAGCCGTGGCCGAGCGTCCACTCGCCTATCTTCCCCCCGAAGCAAAGATTCGCGCCAAGGTCTATCCGGTGATCAAGCCAAAAACGAACAGTTTTGTCTTCGAAGCCGCCACCGATCCCGCCATCTTTCTTTATCTCGATCCGGCAATCCCCCAGCGGCAGTTCGAGAACACGGTCGCTCACGAGCTCCACCACATTGGACTCGCGAGTCTGGCTGCAGCCTACGAAGAGCGCATCAAGACCCTTTCCCCTGAGGCGCACAAAGTAGCCCAGTGGATGGGAGCTTTCGGGGAAGGAATGGCAATGCTGGCCGCAGCCGGATCGCTCGACGTCTCTCCCGTGGCTGACTTTCCGCAAACCGATCAGACGTGCTGGCAACAGGAAACAAAGAACGCCGACAATGAGTTGGACCAGATCAATCAGTTCTTTCTCGACATCATCCACGGTGACTATAAGAACCTGGAAGCCGCAGATCACGAAGCCTATACGTTCTTTGGTTTCCGCGGCCCGTGGTATGTCGTCGGCTATCAGATGGCGACGACGATTGAAAAGCAGTTCGGGCGCGCGGCTTTGGTTGAAACTCTGAAAGACCCACGCGCCTTCGTGCTCAAGTACAACCAGGCGGCGATCCGCGCCAGAAGTGGCGTCAAACTAACGATGTTCAGCCCAGAGATCTTCGCTGCTGTTGGCATGAAGGCAGAAGCAGGTGGCGCGGGCGAACCTCAATGA
- a CDS encoding glycosyltransferase family 39 protein, producing the protein MSANDSKPADIQHAASRSGRLLRFICSPTTIFVVALLVRVVDFSLRPWFSATQSNHLFFAYEIGEVAQSIVEGHGFSSPFGVATGPTAWYTPVYPLLLAGVFKVFGVYSPISAWVITAVNSLFAALTAVVMVGIGKETVGIKSGIIAAWLWALLPYAVQWSVRWVWDTSFSALLVAAVVYATLRVRREPRIGHFLLLGLLWGLVANSNPTLLSFLPVSLLWIWWRQRSFPSIKTGLVSVLALIVLGCVPWVARNYITMHYLGLRSNFGEELYLGNQPGADGLIVQGKHPIWNSAELNKYQRMGEIPYIAEKRRLAVEFIRSHPGTFAAISLKRIAYFWCGAPDDPRVHPSNVVVRTTFLFMMALLGFWGCVHAIRKKVPGGWLLLSVLIFYPLIFYITHTHVRYRHPVDPILFLGAVYLFLSHSGEKSSVLRPGQK; encoded by the coding sequence TTGAGTGCAAACGACAGCAAGCCTGCAGATATTCAGCATGCCGCGAGCCGATCAGGCCGGTTGCTAAGATTTATCTGTTCTCCCACAACTATCTTTGTTGTAGCGCTTCTGGTGCGCGTTGTGGATTTCAGCCTTCGTCCCTGGTTTTCTGCCACGCAATCGAACCATCTTTTCTTTGCTTATGAAATTGGCGAGGTTGCGCAATCCATTGTTGAAGGCCATGGCTTCAGCTCTCCGTTCGGAGTCGCCACCGGACCAACGGCGTGGTATACGCCGGTGTACCCCCTGCTTCTCGCCGGCGTCTTCAAGGTTTTTGGCGTGTACAGCCCGATTTCGGCATGGGTAATCACTGCCGTGAACAGTTTGTTTGCCGCCCTGACCGCGGTTGTGATGGTTGGTATTGGAAAAGAAACGGTCGGCATAAAATCGGGGATCATAGCTGCATGGCTTTGGGCGCTGCTGCCCTACGCCGTGCAATGGTCGGTACGGTGGGTATGGGACACAAGTTTTTCCGCATTGCTGGTGGCCGCGGTGGTGTATGCCACGCTCCGTGTGCGACGCGAGCCGCGCATCGGTCACTTTTTACTTCTGGGTCTGCTTTGGGGGTTGGTTGCCAATAGTAATCCGACACTGCTGAGCTTCTTGCCGGTTTCTCTGTTATGGATTTGGTGGCGGCAGCGATCTTTCCCTTCAATCAAAACCGGGCTTGTTTCGGTACTCGCGCTGATTGTTCTGGGATGCGTGCCCTGGGTCGCGAGAAATTACATCACCATGCACTACCTTGGCCTGCGCAGCAATTTTGGGGAAGAGCTGTATTTAGGAAATCAGCCCGGCGCAGATGGATTGATCGTGCAAGGGAAGCACCCCATATGGAACAGTGCTGAACTCAACAAATATCAACGGATGGGCGAGATTCCTTACATTGCTGAGAAGCGCCGGTTGGCGGTGGAATTTATACGAAGTCATCCGGGAACATTTGCCGCGATAAGCCTTAAACGAATTGCTTACTTCTGGTGTGGCGCGCCGGATGACCCCAGGGTCCATCCTTCGAACGTAGTTGTGCGGACGACATTTTTGTTCATGATGGCGCTGCTGGGCTTCTGGGGTTGCGTGCACGCAATCCGCAAGAAAGTGCCGGGAGGATGGCTCCTGCTTTCGGTCCTGATCTTCTACCCTCTTATCTTCTATATTACGCACACGCATGTGCGCTACCGGCATCCGGTGGATCCGATATTGTTCCTGGGCGCGGTGTATCTATTTCTGTCTCATAGTGGGGAGAAGTCTTCGGTGTTGAGACCGGGTCAGAAATAG
- the ppk1 gene encoding polyphosphate kinase 1, with protein MKRASLESPNYYLNAEASWLRFNRRVLEEAEDESNPLLERVKFLAITASNLDEFFEVRVAGLLQRIEDGYTDPGLDGLSPTAERDLIAKETQEFARRQHECWNVKLLPALAREGIRVLGLPELTPKARAYVEEYCERELDPLLTPVTIDPAHPFPRVINKALCLAFLLKRRRRASATYTGVVTVPRALPRLIHLPNGDSNDFVFLADLVAWYATKMYRGYDIISAAAFRVTRNSNLYLQEEDSRNLLESVRTELHNRRKGAAVRMEIDADADPEIIDRLQTNFDLDPWQIFRTDGPVNLSRLFNIYEQSNRPDLKFKSYVPRELHLNAKSSDIFQELRQHDILLHHPFDSFHGVVSFIETAAEDPDVLSIKQTLYRTSEDSPIVLALMEAAAKKEVTVVVEVKARFDEASNIRWARSLEDAGVQVFHGLVGLKTHCKLALVARRDPDGITRRYGHLGTGNYNSSTARLYTDLSLLTADEDITSAMHGVFSFLTAYAERPNYSPLMVAPLDFAQGSLNLIAREAEHARQGRPARIIAKMNGLMDKTIIQALYRASQAGVEIDLIVRGRCALKPGVRGVSDRIRVRSIVGRFLEHSRIYCFANGGDEEIYLGSADWMPRNLYGRVEVLFPLKDAMLRQRVLHEILEVYLEDRVKSRILLPDGDYVPIQGSRKKSRKSTLLNGVLGRTGKLNAQEFLIALAEGKQATQKPVQRESSRAPVKQAAAKSERGGGASLSSGKAATR; from the coding sequence ATGAAGCGCGCGTCTCTCGAAAGTCCTAACTATTACCTCAACGCAGAAGCCTCGTGGCTGCGCTTCAATCGCCGTGTGCTGGAAGAGGCCGAGGACGAGAGCAATCCCCTCCTGGAACGCGTCAAATTTCTAGCCATTACGGCCAGCAACCTGGATGAGTTCTTTGAAGTCCGCGTCGCCGGACTGCTGCAACGTATAGAAGATGGTTACACCGATCCGGGACTGGATGGACTGAGTCCAACGGCAGAGCGCGACCTGATCGCGAAAGAGACCCAGGAATTTGCCCGCCGCCAGCATGAATGCTGGAATGTAAAACTGCTTCCGGCGCTGGCGCGCGAAGGAATTCGCGTGCTGGGATTGCCTGAACTGACACCCAAAGCGCGGGCCTATGTTGAAGAATACTGCGAGCGTGAACTTGATCCGCTGCTGACGCCGGTCACGATTGATCCGGCGCATCCCTTTCCCCGCGTCATCAACAAGGCGCTCTGCCTGGCGTTCCTGCTGAAGAGACGGCGGCGCGCTTCGGCGACCTACACCGGAGTGGTCACGGTGCCGCGGGCCTTGCCACGGCTGATTCACCTGCCCAACGGCGACTCCAACGACTTCGTATTTCTTGCCGACCTGGTGGCGTGGTACGCAACCAAGATGTACCGCGGCTATGACATTATTTCCGCCGCGGCGTTTCGCGTGACCCGCAACAGCAACCTGTATCTGCAGGAAGAAGATTCGCGCAATCTGCTGGAATCAGTGCGGACCGAACTGCACAACCGCCGTAAGGGCGCAGCGGTGCGTATGGAAATTGACGCGGACGCCGATCCCGAGATCATTGACCGCCTGCAAACTAACTTCGACCTCGATCCCTGGCAGATCTTCCGCACCGATGGACCGGTGAACCTCTCGCGCTTGTTCAACATTTACGAGCAATCGAACCGGCCAGACCTGAAGTTCAAGTCATATGTGCCGCGCGAACTTCATCTCAACGCCAAGTCGAGCGACATTTTTCAGGAGCTGCGGCAGCACGACATCTTGCTGCACCATCCTTTTGACAGCTTCCACGGAGTGGTCTCATTCATTGAAACCGCCGCCGAAGACCCGGACGTGCTTTCCATCAAGCAGACCCTTTATCGCACCAGCGAAGATTCACCCATCGTACTTGCGTTGATGGAAGCCGCCGCGAAGAAAGAGGTCACCGTCGTAGTCGAAGTGAAAGCGCGCTTCGACGAAGCTTCCAATATCCGCTGGGCGCGCAGCCTGGAAGACGCAGGCGTGCAGGTTTTTCACGGACTGGTGGGGCTCAAGACACATTGCAAGCTGGCACTGGTGGCGCGACGCGATCCGGATGGCATCACGCGGCGCTACGGGCACTTGGGTACGGGCAATTACAACTCGTCCACGGCGCGCCTCTACACCGATTTGAGTTTGCTCACCGCCGATGAAGATATCACCTCCGCCATGCACGGCGTCTTCAGCTTCCTGACTGCCTACGCTGAGCGCCCCAACTATTCACCCTTGATGGTTGCTCCGCTGGATTTTGCGCAAGGCTCACTCAACCTCATTGCCCGCGAGGCAGAGCACGCCCGCCAGGGGCGGCCGGCGCGCATTATCGCCAAGATGAACGGTCTGATGGATAAAACCATCATTCAGGCGCTCTATCGCGCTTCGCAGGCAGGCGTGGAAATTGACCTGATCGTGCGCGGCCGGTGCGCGCTGAAACCGGGAGTGCGGGGCGTGAGCGACCGAATCCGCGTGCGCAGCATTGTGGGCCGGTTCCTCGAGCATAGCCGCATCTACTGCTTCGCTAACGGAGGCGATGAGGAAATCTACCTGGGCAGCGCCGACTGGATGCCACGCAATCTGTATGGGCGCGTGGAAGTGCTGTTTCCCCTGAAAGATGCCATGCTGCGGCAACGAGTGCTGCACGAGATATTGGAAGTCTACCTGGAAGACCGTGTGAAGAGCAGAATACTGTTGCCCGATGGAGATTATGTTCCCATCCAGGGAAGCCGCAAAAAATCGCGCAAGAGCACTTTGTTGAACGGCGTTCTCGGCAGGACGGGAAAACTCAATGCACAGGAGTTCCTGATCGCGCTGGCGGAGGGCAAGCAAGCCACACAAAAACCAGTGCAACGTGAAAGCAGCCGCGCCCCTGTCAAGCAGGCTGCGGCGAAGAGCGAGCGCGGTGGCGGGGCCTCTTTATCTTCAGGAAAGGCTGCCACTAGATGA